Within the Bos indicus x Bos taurus breed Angus x Brahman F1 hybrid chromosome 17, Bos_hybrid_MaternalHap_v2.0, whole genome shotgun sequence genome, the region CGTCTGCCTCGGCCTCCGCCCCGGCCGCCTCGGGGCCAGCGTACCGCGCGACGTGGAAGAGCGCCATGCCGGCCACCACGCACCTCTCCTGCTCGGCGCGCAGCGATGACGGCGGGGACGGGGCGTGACGTCAGTGGCGCGCCAGACGGCGGAGCGACGGGTCTGGTCTGTCCCGCGTGGGGTGGCGGCATGGAGGGGGACGCCGGCCCCGGGGACGCGCGGCGGGCGCTGGGCCACCTAGTGGAGGCGGTACTGGCCAGCCGCGGCGAGGCCAACGCCGTGTTCGACATCCTGGCCGTTCTGCAGGTGGGGGCACGTGTGGTGTGGCGGGGGTCGCGGCCGGGTCCGCGGGTTAGAGACCAGGATGGGGGTCTCCTCGGGCACGGACGAAGTGGGATTTGGTCTCGGATGGGGGCAGATAATTGTGAGGTGGAGTCCAGGGCTATACTGGAAGTTTTCTCCAGCCTCGCAGGGCTCTAGGTTGGAGGGTcccggggcggggctgggggagcTTTGACAGAGGTGGGATGGGAGAATCACGCCGGGATCAGGGGTGGAGGGGGATGGGGCTGAAGTCCTGGTCGGGAAAGGGAGCAGGGGCCACAGTTCCTGACGGGGTACCCTGCGAACACCGGCATCTCCCCACAGTCTGAGGACCAGGAGGAGATCCAGGAAGCCGTGCACGCATGCAGCCGACTTTTCGGGGCCCTGCTGGCCCGAGGAGAACTGTTTGTGGGACAACTGCCCTCTGAGGAGATGGTCCTGACAGGTGAGTGTCCAGGAGGGCCTAGTCTTGACAGTGTTGGAGAGGGACTTCGCTGACATGGAATGAGCCCCCCAACCCTACCCCAAACTCCATCACGGGCCATGCAGGTGGGTGGGATCAGGGGATTATAtttggggaaaggggtggggttCAAAGTAATACAGACTTTGAGGCTGAGTTTAAGTAAAGAATGGATGGGGTATAACTGTGTCTCGTGCCTCTTGTGGGATTTGACATTCTGGAGCGTTGGCTGTTAGTACCACGAAGATTGAGGTGTATGTGTCTGGTCCTTGGGATGTCTGGGTCTTGGGATGAGAGAGAGGGCCTAGCCCAAGTAGGACCTACCCTGCCTGCCTGTGGGAACGTGCTGGTCCCACCCCAGGTCTGGAGCCACAGTGACTCGTTTCCACTCATTCCCTGGTTGCCCAGAGTAGAAGGCAGGGGGAGGTTGGGGCTGGCACCAGTCAGGGTGTGGGCTGACCACCCTGTCCCGCCTACAGGGTCCCGGGGGGCCACTCGCAAATACAAGATTTGGATGCGGCACCGGTACCAGAGCTGCTGCAACCGCCTGGGGGAGCTGTTGGCTCACCCCTCCTTTCAGGTCAAGGTGAGCTGGGGTGATTGGCTTTGCCTCTTACCTGCACGGCCCCTGCCCCACCTTCTCTGCACAGCAGGGGTCTGGGGCTGTGACTGCAGACCCCTCGCTAGGTAAGGATGTTCTCTCTTTCTGTGGCTGGTTTCGAGGGTGTGGTTTCATTCTGTCTCCTGACTCTGCCCGGAGTGTGGTTTTGCGGGCATTCAGGTCTAAGCACCTGTCTGCAGGGGTAACATGTGAGGATGTGCAGCGTGGTCCCTTTGCCATCCCTCCTCCTAGGAGCTGGCCCTCAGCACACTCATGAAGTTTGTGCAGCTGGAGGGTGAGCacccactggagaagcccaagtGGGAAGGCAACTATCTGTTCCCCCACCAGCTCTTCATGGTGAGTCTTGGGGTCTCCCCCAGCCATCTATGGGTTGTGGGGTTGAGGGGACTCTCGCAGCTCCTCTAGACTCTGGTTTGTGAGCTCCACCTCAGGGCTGTCTGTCCTGGGGGTGGGAGAGATGCTCAgtgccctgccctgctccccatGTGCAGTTGGTGGTGGGAGGCCTGCTGTCTCCAGAGGAGGACCGCTCCCTGCTCCTCTCCCAGTTCCGGGAGTATCTGGAACACGATGACATCCGCTACCATACGATGCAGGCCGCCTCCAACACCGTGGCCCGGACCACCGATGGGCGCCCTGAGGTGAGCCACCCAGGTccctgggagcagggagggagggggcagtgggCATGCAGCATCCAGGTGCTCAGCCTGGCCTCTGACAGGTGCCCCTCACTTTCTGGAACAATGCCTTCATGCTGCTGTCCTCTGTGAGCCTGCCCCGCCAGGAGAGCACCCTCTCCAGCTTCTATGTGAAGCACACAGGTGagtgttgggggtgggagggcgggCAGGAGGGGCCCGCCGGGTCGCATGTCTGGTGACCCCTTGCATTCCTTGCAGAGCTGTCAGACAAGTGGAAGGTCGTTCATCTGAAGGTGAGACTCCCTGGACAGATGGTTGGTTGGCCTTCCTGGGAACCACCTGATCCTAGGCCAGCACCTCCTTCCTAGCCTCAACAGTGGGGTCAGGAGGTGGAGACAGGAGGACCCAAGGAGGAGAGGATGCCCACAGGCACGGTTCCCGGAGGTCAGAGGCAGCCTGCCCGGACCTCTTGGGTGCTGAGTGTTATTGCCAGGGGTGGGCTATGAACACTGACCCTGTGGTCCCGAGGGAGGTTTTCTCTCGCCGCGACCCCTTAGGTCCTGTCCTGGTatcagaggcaggaggagggtggggtgagACTGAGAACGTGGGGGACCTCGACCCCTGCCGCTTCCCTGCAGGAGCACAGGAAGGCCTTCCAGCAGATGTGGCTCCACTTCCTCAAGCACCAGGTAGGAAGATGGGGAGGGACCCAGGGCAGGGCACCAGTATGGGGCTCTCGGGATGGGGAAGCCGGCACCCTGACCTGCTGCTTCCCGCAGCTGCCTCTCCGCGTCTGCAAGAAGGTGCTAGTAATCATGCACGACTCCATCCTGCCCCACCTGGCGCAGCCCAGCCTCATGATCGACTTCCTCACCCGCGCCTATGACATCGGTGAGCAGGAGATGCCCGGCGGGCCCAGAGCGGGACCGGGCATGGGGTGGTGCTTTGCGTTCCTGGATGCCGGCATCCAGCAGGGTTGAGAGCAGGGGCCCAGCTGGTCAGCAGTATTTGTACTGGAGGTTTTTTCCTACCTCCCATCTGGCGGATGGCCTCTGGCTTTGCTGGAATCTCGTTCCCAGAGTTGGGGTGCTGTTAGGTTGGGGCTTCACAGCTGTGTCTGTCTGCAGGTGGAGCCGTCAGCCTGCTGGCCTTGAATGGACTTTTCATCTTGATTCATAAACACAACCTGTGAGTGTCTGCCTGGGGGTTTGTAGGCCTTTTAGCTCTGCTAAAAGGTCCTTGACCTGagctggcattttttaaaaacttaatttatctctttctggctgtgctggctctcCATTGCCACGTGGACTTTTCTCTCCTTGAGGCGagcactctctagttgtggtgacttctcctgttgcggagcacaggctcaatagtcgtggtgcacgggcttagttgcctcatagCATCcaagatcttcctggaccagggatcaaacccgagtctcctgcattggcaagtggatttttttaaccactaagccaccagggaggcccccaggTCAGGGTTCTGATCTATTCTCTCTGTGGCTTCTCCCCACACGTGCCCCCCTCACTTACCTCACCCTCCTAGGGAGTACCCTGACTTCTACCGGAAGCTGTATGGCCTTCTCGATCCATCCGTCTTCCACGTGAAGTACCGGGCCCGCTTCTTTCACTTGGCTGACCTCTTCCTGTCGTCCTCGTGAGtacaggggagggggtgggactAGGGGATACCTGGCCTAGCTCAGCGCGACAGGGGCTACCTGGGCCCCACTGAGTCCTGCGGGGTAGGAAGGGAAGCTCGGGGCCTGTGCAGGGGGCAGCAGGGTCTCACGCCCACTGCCCTGCCCAGGCACCTGCCTGCCTACCTGGTGGCTGCCTTCACCAAGCGTCTGGCGCGCCTGGCCCTGACAGCACCCCCCGAGGCCCTGCTCATGGTCCTGCCCTTTATCTGCAACCTGCTGCGCAGACACCCGGCCTGCCGGGTCCTCATGCATCGGCCCCGGGGCCCTGGTGAGTGCGGCTGGAGGTGGAGGAGGCTGGGCCGCGAGGCCAGTACGTGGGGGTGagtggagatcagccctggatctTGTTCCTAGAG harbors:
- the NOC4L gene encoding nucleolar complex protein 4 homolog yields the protein MTAGTGRDVSGAPDGGATGLVCPAWGGGMEGDAGPGDARRALGHLVEAVLASRGEANAVFDILAVLQSEDQEEIQEAVHACSRLFGALLARGELFVGQLPSEEMVLTGSRGATRKYKIWMRHRYQSCCNRLGELLAHPSFQVKELALSTLMKFVQLEGEHPLEKPKWEGNYLFPHQLFMLVVGGLLSPEEDRSLLLSQFREYLEHDDIRYHTMQAASNTVARTTDGRPEVPLTFWNNAFMLLSSVSLPRQESTLSSFYVKHTELSDKWKVVHLKEHRKAFQQMWLHFLKHQLPLRVCKKVLVIMHDSILPHLAQPSLMIDFLTRAYDIGGAVSLLALNGLFILIHKHNLEYPDFYRKLYGLLDPSVFHVKYRARFFHLADLFLSSSHLPAYLVAAFTKRLARLALTAPPEALLMVLPFICNLLRRHPACRVLMHRPRGPELDADPYDPTEEDPAQSRALESSLWELQALQQHYHPEVSKAASAINQALSVPEVSIAPLLEVTAFEIFERDLKKKGPGSVPLEFIPARGLLGRREDLCAQHFTLS